Proteins from one Arthrobacter sp. DNA4 genomic window:
- a CDS encoding slipin family protein, whose translation MDPTTVIAIIVVILLLIVARMSIRIVRQYEKGVLFRLGRVIGVRDPGLRLIVPVIDRLPLVSLRIVTMPIQSQGIITQDNVSVDVSAVAYYRVVDAVKSIVAIENVAAAIDQIAQTTLRKVVGQHTLDQTLSETARINADIRKILDVLSVEWGVEVTLVELKDIQLPESMKRAMARQAEAEREKRAKIIAAEGEAIAATALGDASDTMMAHPLALQLRNLQSLVEIGVDKNTTVVFPAPLMSTIGELSAFLAREGQAASSGKPPIKAA comes from the coding sequence ATGGACCCCACCACTGTCATCGCGATTATTGTCGTCATCCTGCTGCTCATCGTGGCGAGGATGTCCATCCGGATTGTGCGCCAATACGAGAAGGGCGTGCTCTTCCGGCTCGGCAGGGTCATCGGTGTCAGGGATCCCGGGCTGCGGCTGATCGTCCCGGTCATCGACCGCCTGCCGCTGGTCAGCCTGCGGATCGTCACCATGCCCATCCAGTCCCAGGGCATCATCACCCAGGACAACGTGAGCGTGGACGTCTCGGCCGTGGCCTACTACCGCGTGGTGGACGCCGTGAAGTCCATTGTCGCCATCGAAAACGTTGCCGCGGCCATCGACCAGATCGCCCAGACCACCCTGCGGAAAGTCGTGGGCCAGCACACCCTGGACCAGACCCTGTCCGAGACCGCGCGCATCAACGCTGACATCCGGAAAATCCTCGATGTGCTCAGCGTCGAGTGGGGCGTGGAGGTCACGCTGGTTGAGCTGAAGGACATCCAGCTGCCTGAAAGCATGAAGCGGGCCATGGCCCGCCAGGCTGAAGCTGAACGCGAGAAGAGGGCAAAGATCATCGCCGCCGAAGGCGAGGCCATCGCCGCCACGGCGCTCGGCGACGCGTCGGACACCATGATGGCCCACCCGCTGGCCCTGCAGCTCAGGAACCTGCAGTCCCTCGTGGAGATCGGCGTCGACAAGAACACCACCGTTGTTTTCCCGGCGCCGCTTATGAGTACCATCGGCGAACTCTCGGCGTTCCTGGCCCGGGAGGGCCAGGCGGCATCGTCCGGTAAGCCACCCATCAAGGCCGCCTGA